A segment of the Promicromonospora sukumoe genome:
GCCCGCTGGCGCGACATCGCGATCGTGTTCCAGGGTGCGATGAGCTCGCTGAACCCGGTGTTCCGGGTGGAGAAGCAGCTCGTCGACGGCATCCTGGCGCACCGGCCGCGCATGGGGCGCGGTGAGGCCCGGGAGCGTGCGGCGGAGCTGCTGCGGCTGGTGGGTATCTCTGCCGACCGGCTGCGGGCCTACCCGCACCAGCTCTCCGGCGGCATGCGGCAGCGCGTGATGATCGCGATGGCGCTGGCCCTGGAGCCGCAGGTGCTCATCATGGACGAGCCCACCACGGCGCTCGACGTGGTGATGCAGCGCCAGATCCTGGAGCAGGTCATGGAGCTGCGCGAGCGGCTGGGCTTCTCCGTGGTGCTCATCACGCACGACGTGTCCCTCCTGGTCGAGGTCGCCGACCGCATCGCCGTCATGTACGCGGGCGAGATCGTGGAGACGGCCGCCGCGCGCGACGTCTACACGCAGCCCCGGCACCCGTACTCCGCGGGACTGCTCGGGTCGTTCCCCCCGCT
Coding sequences within it:
- a CDS encoding ABC transporter ATP-binding protein, with protein sequence MSAGAVTAEDPVLEVRNLSVDYGFGDDPTHVLRDVSLTLRRGEVLGLAGESGCGKSTLAYAATRLLPPPGLITGGEVWLTGRDGKRADLLALSDAELRAARWRDIAIVFQGAMSSLNPVFRVEKQLVDGILAHRPRMGRGEARERAAELLRLVGISADRLRAYPHQLSGGMRQRVMIAMALALEPQVLIMDEPTTALDVVMQRQILEQVMELRERLGFSVVLITHDVSLLVEVADRIAVMYAGEIVETAAARDVYTQPRHPYSAGLLGSFPPLHGPRRDLSGIPGAPPDLSQREPGCPFAPRCPHVMDVCRTELPVLGRTAQAEDGRLVACHLHTSESAKLPDLVAR